The sequence GCCGGGTGGACTCCCCGCCCTTCCAGGCCGAGCGCTTCTTCGCCCGGCCGTGCCGCACCACCAGCAAGGTCCAGGTGCGCAGCACGTCGTCCTCCCACAGGTCCAGCAGGGCGCCGAGGGGCTCCTTGTCGTCCGAGCGGGTGAGCAGCTTGGCGGCCTTGCGCGCCTCGACCCAGCGGACCTGGTCCACCTCGTGCTTCGAGCACTTCTTGATCTTCCCCCGGGCATGCAGCGCGCCCGCGGCCGGCCCCTCGGGATCTACCGCGGTGGCCGCCCAGTAGTGGCAGACCTTCTTCTCACCGCCGGCGAGCTTGTACCGCACCGTCGGCAGCTTGACCCCGAGCAGCACCGGCACCCCGGTCTCCTCCTGCACCTCCCGCACCGCGCACATCGGCAGCGACTCGTCGGCATCGTCGAGCTTGCCCTTCGGCCAGGACCAGTCGTCATAGCGCGGCCGGTGGATCAGCAACACTTCCAGCTTCCGGCCGTTCATCCGCCAGACCACAGCCCCAGCCGCGACCACCTCGCGTCGAGACTTGCTCATCTCAGCGGTCCGTGCTGCGTCGGCGGCGGGTGGACATCAGGTGGTCGTGCAGGTCCAGCAGTCTGCCGCCGTCCTCATCGAGGTAGTGCCGCTGCCAGACCGGCTCACCGCCGACCTCGGTGTCCAGGTGCCAGGAGGACGTGGTGTCCGCCATCGAGAGGTCGATCAGGTTCACCAGTTCCTCCACCTGCCCAGAGTCGGTCACCCGAACCAGCACCTCCACCCGCCGGTCCAAGTTCCGGTGCATCAGGTCGGCCGACCCGATGAATACCTCCGGGTCGTCCTCGTTCGCGAACGCGTAGATTCGGGAGTGCTCCAGGAACCGGCCGAGGACCGAGCGCACCCGGATGTTCTCGCTCAGGCCGGGTACCCCCGCCTTGACCCCGGAGATCCCTCGGACCACCAGGTCCACTGGCACCCCGGCCATCGACGCCCGGTAGAACGCGTCGATGATCTCCTCGTCCACCACCGAGTTCACCTTCATCTTCACCCAGGCCGGGCGCCCGGCCTGGGCGGCAGCGATCTCCCGCTCGATCCGTTCGAGCAGGCCGCTGCGCACCGAGCGAGGGGCCACCAGGAGCCGGTGGAACTTGCTCCGCGGAGCGTATCCGGAGAGCTGGTTGAACAGTCGGGTCAGATCCTGGCCCACGTCCGAGGCGCAGGTGAGCAGGCCGATGTCCTCGTACTGCCGAGCGGTCTTCGGATTGTAGTTGCCGGTGCCGACGTGGCAGTAGCGGCGCAGCCCGTCCTGTTCCTGGCGCACCACCAGGGACAGCTTGCAGTGCGTCTTCAGCCCGACGATGCCGTAGACCACGTGCACTCCGGCACGCTCCAGCTTGCGTGCCCAGGAGATGTTCGCCTCCTCGTCGAACCGGGCCTTGATCTCCACGATCGCGAGCACCTGCTTGCCGGCCTCGGCGGCGTCGATCAGGGCGTCGACGATCGGAGAGTCTCCCGAGGTGCGGTACAGGGTCTGCTTGATCGCCAGCACGTACGGGTCCGCGGCGGCCTGGGAGAGGAACTGTTGCACGCTGGTGGAGAAGGAGTCGTACGGGTGGTGCAGCAGGATGTCCCGGGCGCGGATCGCGTCGAACATATCCACCGGCTTGGCGCTCTCCACCTCGGCCAGGCCGCGGGCCGTGGAGGCCACGTGCTGGGAGTAGTGCAGCTCGGGGCGTTCCAGATCGGCCACCAGGTTCAGCCCGGTCAGGTCCAGCGGCGAGGGCAGCTCGTACACGTCCACCTCGGCGATGCCCAGCTCGCGGATCAGCATCTCCCGCAGCCGCGGGGTGAATCCTCCGGCCAGCTCCAGCCGGACCGCGGGACCGAACCGGCGGCGCAGCAGCTCCTTCTCCAGCGCCTTGAGGATGTTCTCGGCGTCGTCCTCCTCGACCTCGAGGTCCTCGTTGCGGGTGACCCGGAACACGTGGTGCTCCACCACGTCCATCCCGGGGAAGAGGTAGTAGAGGAAGGAGGAGATCACGTCCTCCAAGGGCACGAAGGACCGGAACCCGTCGTCGTCGGGCGCATCCTCGGGCCGGTGCGGACGTCCGCGGGCGTCCACGGCGATGAACCGCGGTAGCAGCGGGGGCACCTTCACCCGGGCGAAGTGCTCTTTACCGGTGGTCGGGTTGCGCACGATCACCGCGAGGTTCAGCGACAGCCCGGAAATGTACGGGAACGGGTGCGCCGGGTCCACCGCGAGCGGGGTGAGCACCGGGAAGATCATCTTCCGGAAGAACTTGTGCAGCCGCTCCTTCTCGCTCTCGTGCAGCTGGTCGAAGTGCACCAGCGTGATCCCCTCGGCCGCGAGCGCGGGCTGCACCTGCCGGGCGAACACCTCGGCGTGCCGCGCACTGAGCTCGTGCGCCTTGATCGAGATCATCTCCAGTACCTGGCGGGGCAGCCGGCCGGAGGCCGCGGCGACCGCCATCCCGGTGGCGATGCGGCGCTTCAGACCGGCCACCCGCACCATGAAGAACTCGTCCATGTTGGAAGCGAAGATCGCCAGGAACCGGACCCGTTCCAGCAGTGGCAGCCCGTCGTCCTCAGCGAGTTCGAGCACCCGCTCGTTGAACTGCAGCCAGCTCAGCTCGCGGTCGGCGAACCGGCCCTCGGGCAGTTCGCCCGGAACTGGCGGCTCCGGCGGGGCCGTCAGGGTGCCTGGGGCGGACTCGTCCCCGGTCTGGGTG is a genomic window of Ruania zhangjianzhongii containing:
- a CDS encoding NUDIX hydrolase; amino-acid sequence: MSKSRREVVAAGAVVWRMNGRKLEVLLIHRPRYDDWSWPKGKLDDADESLPMCAVREVQEETGVPVLLGVKLPTVRYKLAGGEKKVCHYWAATAVDPEGPAAGALHARGKIKKCSKHEVDQVRWVEARKAAKLLTRSDDKEPLGALLDLWEDDVLRTWTLLVVRHGRAKKRSAWKGGESTRPLTPAGQKQSANLVPLLAAFGVQEVISSPWERCAATVRPFAEASDNDVLLAPEITESSAKKRPAGVRALVDDLLARPREVTAVCTHRPVLPFVLEAVTKRSPHRVAKRLPKENPYLRTAEVLVIHMARRNHRKARVVSVEAYRPTS
- a CDS encoding RNA degradosome polyphosphate kinase translates to MSTQTGDESAPGTLTAPPEPPVPGELPEGRFADRELSWLQFNERVLELAEDDGLPLLERVRFLAIFASNMDEFFMVRVAGLKRRIATGMAVAAASGRLPRQVLEMISIKAHELSARHAEVFARQVQPALAAEGITLVHFDQLHESEKERLHKFFRKMIFPVLTPLAVDPAHPFPYISGLSLNLAVIVRNPTTGKEHFARVKVPPLLPRFIAVDARGRPHRPEDAPDDDGFRSFVPLEDVISSFLYYLFPGMDVVEHHVFRVTRNEDLEVEEDDAENILKALEKELLRRRFGPAVRLELAGGFTPRLREMLIRELGIAEVDVYELPSPLDLTGLNLVADLERPELHYSQHVASTARGLAEVESAKPVDMFDAIRARDILLHHPYDSFSTSVQQFLSQAAADPYVLAIKQTLYRTSGDSPIVDALIDAAEAGKQVLAIVEIKARFDEEANISWARKLERAGVHVVYGIVGLKTHCKLSLVVRQEQDGLRRYCHVGTGNYNPKTARQYEDIGLLTCASDVGQDLTRLFNQLSGYAPRSKFHRLLVAPRSVRSGLLERIEREIAAAQAGRPAWVKMKVNSVVDEEIIDAFYRASMAGVPVDLVVRGISGVKAGVPGLSENIRVRSVLGRFLEHSRIYAFANEDDPEVFIGSADLMHRNLDRRVEVLVRVTDSGQVEELVNLIDLSMADTTSSWHLDTEVGGEPVWQRHYLDEDGGRLLDLHDHLMSTRRRRSTDR